The following are encoded in a window of Candidatus Cloacimonadota bacterium genomic DNA:
- a CDS encoding transposase, with amino-acid sequence MMLATLLYAWCSDIRSSRRIAKACENQVAFLWLTGNIQPDHCAFARFRSRLEEALNHLFAQELLLCYVAGLAKAGRVFLDGTKMLVNGSLVANLDTGAAREEDQQAAERDANERRRRRCPLRQGSPRR; translated from the coding sequence ATGATGCTGGCTACCCTGCTCTACGCCTGGTGTAGCGACATCCGCTCGTCGCGGCGGATCGCCAAAGCCTGCGAAAACCAGGTGGCGTTCCTGTGGCTGACCGGCAACATCCAGCCGGACCACTGCGCCTTTGCCCGGTTCCGCAGCCGGCTCGAGGAGGCGCTCAACCACCTGTTCGCTCAGGAACTGCTGCTCTGCTACGTGGCGGGATTGGCCAAGGCGGGGAGGGTGTTCCTGGATGGGACCAAGATGCTGGTCAACGGTTCGCTGGTGGCCAACCTTGACACAGGCGCAGCTCGAGAAGAAGATCAGCAAGCTGCAGAAAGAGATGCGAACGAGCGACGCCGACGACGATGCCCACTACGGCAAGGATCGCCGAGGCGATGA